One region of Intestinimonas massiliensis (ex Afouda et al. 2020) genomic DNA includes:
- the nrdR gene encoding transcriptional regulator NrdR — MKCPFCGNLESKVVDSRPSDEGASIRRRRECLECHKRFTTYETMESLPLVVIKKDGSRQTFDRDKLLGSMLKACEKRSVPLADLERMAGEIEQALQNDMEREVSSSVIGDLVMEKLKEVDEVAYVRFASVYRQFKDIGTFKEELDRLLDEK, encoded by the coding sequence ATGAAATGCCCATTCTGCGGCAATTTGGAGAGCAAGGTCGTGGATTCCCGCCCCTCGGACGAGGGGGCCAGCATCCGCCGGCGGCGGGAGTGCCTGGAATGCCATAAGCGCTTTACCACCTATGAGACCATGGAGAGCCTGCCCCTGGTGGTCATCAAGAAGGACGGCAGCCGTCAGACCTTCGACCGGGACAAGCTGCTGGGCAGTATGCTCAAGGCCTGTGAAAAGCGCTCGGTGCCGCTGGCCGACCTGGAGCGGATGGCCGGCGAGATCGAGCAGGCCCTTCAAAACGATATGGAGCGGGAGGTCAGCTCGTCGGTGATCGGGGATTTGGTGATGGAGAAGTTGAAGGAGGTGGACGAGGTGGCCTATGTGCGGTTTGCCTCGGTTTACCGCCAGTTCAAGGACATCGGCACCTTTAAGGAGGAGCTGGACCGGCTCCTGGATGAGAAATAG
- a CDS encoding EAL domain-containing protein produces MKKWIALCGAVLALGLLADLETFEGITATARAYYAWTDSLTDAPDDGKAFFGRDAMANYCIIGSRQLGAEVFGDGTLVPDKDVFRRLWDNYYVPYINGWFTASGRFRSDSARTGDIVALVGSSSGSIYFPSAVSVSDSESYRITCTVLPAPIFAGGERYAVQQGAGMCVIKSDSATEDDATRLKQQRCQRFGMHIAMDDFGTGYSNDSVLFNISPDFVKVDIGIIRGIDQDKNRQTLFRNLVSLCREMRVQVIAEGVETAEELRTVVALGADYLQGYYLSRPAFQPAPVSEKALQELRAAWNSREETTLPPS; encoded by the coding sequence TTGAAGAAATGGATCGCCCTGTGCGGCGCGGTGCTCGCGCTGGGGCTGCTGGCCGATCTGGAGACCTTTGAGGGGATCACTGCGACCGCCCGCGCCTATTACGCATGGACCGATTCCCTCACCGACGCGCCCGACGATGGCAAAGCCTTTTTCGGCCGGGACGCCATGGCCAACTACTGCATCATCGGCAGCCGCCAGCTCGGCGCGGAGGTGTTCGGAGACGGTACCCTTGTACCGGACAAAGACGTGTTCCGCCGCCTCTGGGACAACTACTATGTGCCCTACATCAACGGCTGGTTCACGGCCAGCGGGCGCTTCCGCTCCGATTCCGCCCGCACGGGGGATATCGTCGCCCTGGTGGGCTCCTCCTCCGGCTCCATCTACTTCCCCTCCGCGGTGTCCGTCAGCGACTCGGAGAGCTACCGCATCACATGCACCGTCCTGCCCGCCCCCATCTTTGCCGGAGGCGAGCGCTATGCCGTACAGCAGGGAGCCGGCATGTGTGTCATCAAGTCCGACTCCGCCACAGAAGACGACGCCACCCGCCTGAAGCAGCAGCGCTGCCAGCGGTTCGGGATGCACATCGCCATGGACGACTTCGGCACGGGCTACAGCAACGACTCCGTCCTGTTTAACATCAGCCCCGACTTCGTAAAGGTGGATATCGGCATCATCCGGGGCATTGACCAGGACAAAAACCGGCAGACCCTGTTCCGCAACCTGGTCTCCCTGTGCCGGGAGATGCGTGTCCAGGTCATCGCCGAGGGGGTGGAGACCGCAGAGGAGCTACGGACCGTCGTGGCCTTGGGTGCGGACTACCTTCAAGGCTACTATCTGAGCCGTCCCGCCTTCCAGCCCGCCCCGGTATCGGAGAAGGCCCTGCAGGAGCTCCGTGCCGCCTGGAACAGCCGGGAAGAAACGACGCTTCCGCCCTCCTGA
- a CDS encoding cell wall hydrolase gives MKKWCASVLLCAALLLGPSAQAAGSVLVDGAPLENNASAQVRNNTTYVSLRTVAQALRPTATVVWENGQATVRDSTLSLTARPGSIYIAANDRAIYLPDGVLLEDGCTLVPVRALASALGAQVDWDADTGTVYITSGAAAFAAYDSNSLYWLSRIISAESQGESLLGKIAVGNVVLNRVASAEFPDSIYGVIFDDRWGGQFEPVRNGSIYQEPTEESVLAAKLVLEGASVAGNSLYFLSPSLTSNHWIMNNRPYVMTIGCHWFYA, from the coding sequence ATGAAGAAATGGTGCGCATCCGTGCTCCTATGCGCGGCCCTGCTGCTGGGCCCCAGCGCCCAGGCAGCCGGTTCCGTGCTGGTGGACGGGGCTCCCCTGGAAAACAACGCCTCCGCCCAGGTCCGCAACAACACCACTTATGTCTCCCTCCGGACCGTGGCGCAGGCGCTCCGCCCCACCGCCACAGTGGTCTGGGAGAACGGGCAGGCCACCGTCCGGGACAGCACCCTCTCCCTCACCGCCCGCCCAGGCTCCATTTACATAGCGGCCAACGACCGGGCCATCTACCTCCCGGACGGGGTGCTTCTGGAGGACGGCTGCACGCTGGTCCCCGTCCGGGCGCTGGCCTCCGCCCTGGGCGCGCAGGTGGATTGGGACGCCGACACCGGCACGGTCTATATCACCTCCGGCGCCGCCGCCTTCGCCGCTTACGACAGCAACAGCCTCTATTGGCTCTCCCGCATCATCTCTGCGGAAAGCCAGGGGGAATCCCTGCTGGGCAAGATCGCCGTCGGCAACGTGGTGCTCAACCGGGTGGCAAGCGCGGAATTTCCCGACAGCATCTACGGTGTGATCTTCGACGACCGCTGGGGCGGCCAGTTTGAGCCGGTCCGGAACGGCTCCATCTATCAGGAGCCCACCGAGGAAAGCGTGCTGGCTGCCAAGCTGGTGCTGGAAGGGGCCAGCGTGGCGGGAAACAGTCTTTATTTTCTGTCCCCCTCTCTGACCAGTAACCACTGGATCATGAACAACCGGCCCTATGTCATGACCATCGGCTGCCATTGGTTTTATGCGTGA